Genomic segment of Polycladomyces abyssicola:
AAATGCATAGGAGGTGATGACCGGAAGGAAGGTTTCATATCTTGGCAACTTGATACATTAGTCTTATTCATTCATTAAGGGAGGTATTGTGAATGAACAAAATGATGGAAGCCATTAACAAGGGATTCATCAAAGGTTATCTCGCGTACAAAAAAGCCTTTTCAAATCGTAAAGGTTCCCAAACAGTAGAGTATGTGTTCCTGGTAGCTGGAGTTATTGCCATTGCTGCTTTGTTGAAATCAGTTGCAACTGATGATTTGGCGGAAGCACTCCGAAAAAAGATCGAGGAATTTGTTAAAAACTCTTAATTATCTAAGGCCCCACTTAACAACTGTTTTGGGATTGTTGAGCAACAATCCCAAAACAGTTCTTTTAGGAGGAAACAAATCATGAAGTGCACATTGAAAAAACTTTTTATTGGGGTGATTTTTACTTCGCTCCTGTTTAGTGGCTGCTCCCAAACAAATAATGTACATAAAAACACCCAAGCCAAAGAATCCAATAAATCCCCTGCTGTTGCGACAGATATCCAGGGTATTCTCAAGCAAAAACCAGGAAAATTTTCCGGGGACCACTTTGATGAAAACCAACTGAAAAAGATCATCCAATTATGGCCGAACAACATGTCGGCCCAAGAGGCATATAACCGCATCGTTCCTTTGGTAGCGGAAGATTACGCTTCACAAGTAAAAAAGCTCGACAACCTGGACCCAACGATAAAATCCGATATTAAACAACCCGGCAGCATTAAAGCACCCAATGGACAACCACTTACCAAGATGAATGTGGAAATCCTCATAGATAGCAGTGGAAGCATGGCCGGTCAGGTTCAGGGACAAACAAAAATGGATCTAGCCAAGCAAGCAGTCCAACAATTTGCGGCCAATTTACCGGAAGGGGCTAATGTTGCAGTTCGTGTTTACGGTAATAAAGGTACAAACAGTGAAAAAGATAAGGCCATTTCATGCAGCAGCAGTGAAATCCTTTACCCGCTTCAAAAATATGATGCCAGTCGCTTCCAACAATCAATCGCCAATTTAAAACCAGCTGGGTGGACACCGTTGGCGGCTTCGATCAAATCCGCACAAAATGATTTGGCTAAACAACAGGGAGAAGGAATCCAAAACATTATCTATGTTGTAAGTGACGGGGTGGAAACGTGTGGAGGAAACCCTGTTCAGGAAGCCAAAAACCTGCATAACTCCAACATCAAGGCAGTGGTCAACATTATTGGTTTTGATGTGGATGATGCAGGACAGAAAGCATTAAAAGCAGTCGCCGAAGCGGGTGGGGGTTCCTATCAAACGGTGAATAATCAAGAGGATCTAAGATCCTATTTTGAGAGGGAAAAAGCTCGATTGGATGAAGAATGGCGCGAGTGGTCACTTAATAGTTGGAAAGACGTTACGGACAAATCAATCTCTAAATGGAATAATCTTAAAGAAATTGTATTTAGTTTTCATGATATGAACTCTCGGGAAAATGATCATTTGCACTCACTAAAAGATATTCTAGTGGAAAATGGAAAAATCGAAAATGAAGATGCATTAAAAACCATGATTGTTCAGCGGTTTGAATTGATCAAAAAATACATTGTAGATAGGAACAAGAACATCGAAACTGCTATAAACAGCAATGAAGCAAAGACGATCGAGGATATAAATAAAAAAGAACAAGAGGAGCGAAATAAATTAAAATGATTTAAGTGGGGGAGTACCATGTTAAAGGTACTTGGAAATAAAAAAGGTGGGGCAACAACGATGTGGTTGATGTTGTTGCCCGCCTTCCTGATGATTGGGCTGTTTTTTGGCAGTATGTTTATGGTGAAAATGTCGCATTCATCTGCCGAAGTAGCAGCGGATGCGGGAAGTATTGCCGCTACCAAGAAACTCGATGAATGGATACTTCCCAAACTCCCCTTGCCGGCACAAGGACCTGTCACCATACCTGGTGCAACAGATAGATTGGGGAACGAGAAGATTCAAGAAATGCTGTCCAAGGTGGATCAACAGCTGTTGGCAAATTTAGCGGATCAGATATTAAAACAAAAGGAACAAGAGATGGTGGAAGCTGTTCGCTACTATGTTCAAAAAAATGGCGGGGATGCTCACGGGAAGATCATCTATCCAGTGGAGGGAGGGAGAATCGAAGTCCGAGCCAGAGTTAAGTATCGGCCACCGATTTTTCAGGACTTTTTCCAAGATACCTATATTCAAGGATCAGGGATGGGGCCGAAACGTGAGTTTTTAAAATTGCTTCCCAAACGAGAGATTACCTTTTAACGGAGGGAAGTTCAGTGAAAGCCAATGTGCTTTTCAAAGCTCTCAAAGCAAGAAAAGGATCGGTAACCATAGAGTTTGTCTTTTTGATCCCTCTCTTTATCTTCATGGCACTGTTCCTTTGGCAGGTGGCATTGGCAGGTTTGGCAGTTATTCAGACGGAATCCGCATTAAGAGATGCTGTCAGAGTGGCGGCAGTGACTGGGGATGTAAATAAAGCAAGACAACAAGCCTATTCATCCTTTGGCAGTTCTGCAAACTATAATCTCAGCAAAGTAAACGTGAGTATTAATGATGATCAAGCTATGGTGACCGCAACTACAGAAATCCGCCTGTTATTCCTAAAATCACAGTCGATCTCCTATTCGGATTCAGCTCAAGCCCCGGTGATCGATTGAGCTTATAACAATGACGGGTTGGTGAACTTATGAGAAGATCTTCCCAGAGAAACTTGGCAGTATTAATGTTATCTATTATATTATTGATGAATTTATTTCCGTTAACGGCATTAGCAGCAGGACCGGAAATTCATCCACCTGAAATTACGCCACCGGACATTAAGGCCCCAACGTTTACACCACCGGAAGTAACGAATCCAGAAGTTAATCCACAAGATTCGAACCATGGCAATGGATCAAATCCGACTCCGGGTACAGAGGGACAACCACCAAATGTGCATCCATGGGATGTTATGAAGTATACTCTCAAAATAGCTTTGGGTGGTTTTCTTGAAACTATGGATAGTATTTTTGAAAAAAATGGAGGAAACCCCCAACCCAAGGATGTAATATGGGGAACCCTTACATATGGGTATAGCCTTTATAGTGGTACAAGCACTGTAGTACCTCCCCCAAAAGACTCGTATCAATTTTTGCTCTCAAACTTAACTGAAGCAGGGAAAAAGATTTGGAATATCGGTTCGTATTTTAAATCACCAAAGGAAATACTTCAGGCCATTAAAAATCTTAAAAGTGTAGGTGGTTTTGGCAATCTTAAAAATGGCGGAATGATGAAGTTTCTTAATGCAATCACTAAAGTACCTAAGCCCCTGGCAAAGTTTACGCCTGCTTTAAGTATAATAAATGGTGGGGTTGCAACTGTTGATATGGTTAAAAACTTATATCAATGGGGACATACGGGTGATGCAAGTAAAGGATGGTCGGCGTTGTCCAATTTTGGGGACGTTTTAACCTCTGCAGCCCCTTGGGTAGCTGTAGCTTGTCCTCCAGCAGGTGCAGCGTTGGCCATCGGTGGAACAGTGTTATGGGCTGTTGGTACGTATAAAGCGAATGCTACCAACTTCAAAAAAGGAGCGAAAAAATTATTGAATAAAGGGAAAGAATTGTGGAATAGAGGGAAAAGTTTTATTAAAGGTCTATTCGGATAAAAAACCAGGGCTGTTACAGCCCTGGTTCAAAGGATGGATGTTATATGATTGAAGTGAAAGATTTGCCTCAACATGTGCTAGATGCCATACACAAATATAAAAAAGGAAATGAGTCAATCGAAGTATTTCCTGCTATGATAGTCTTAAATGGCCAAAAGTATTACTTGGTAGAATATTTGCCATCTGGACAAATTATAATAACGAAGGATGGTAAGGTACCTAGGTTTCAAGAAGTTGAATATGCTTTTATCTTGGGGAATAGGGTAAATAACCAAGTACAAACTCTAGTAAACGTTGGATGGAAATGGTCGAAAGGCTTAACGATTTGGGGTTTTAAGAGTGTTATCAAGATATTGGAATATTTCAGATCAAAATTAGAAGAAAAAATGGACCGTGAAATTGAGGGTTGCTTCAATCAGTTTTTAGAAGTAGCTAAATTGAACATTGAAAAGCAATATCAAATAAAGGAAGCTTATTTGGTTGGAAAAAAAATCAGGAAAGAATTACTTGAGTCAGAGATAGTAGATGAGCAGATGTACCATAAAACAACCATGTATACAGATATTATGTTAAAGGCAAGTTATTTTCAAAACCAATCCCAAATCCAAAGTTACCCTTGCAGGGTAAAGTTACTTAGATTTCTAGCAAGCAATATTCATCCTTTCAATCTCTATGCTTGGGTAAAATTAATGTTACTATATTACCACCACAAACGCATGTTGAATGAGGATAAGATGGATTCCGAGGATAGGGAAAGCATGAGGATCCTTACTGAAATGATGGAAAGAAATAATACATTACTTGACTTTGAGGGTTATGAAAAAGAAATTGAGAAGGTAGCGAGAAATCCGAGATAAGAGGTGCTTTAGATGATAGGGGTATATAAGGATGCATTCTATTTATATAGAAGGCGTTTTTTTGTGATTCTATTATTGGGTATTACGTTCATTCTACCGCTTCAAGTTTTTCATAATGTAGTAGCAAATTATTTTTATATCTATTTTAGTATAGCAGGCGATCGATTTTACCCGATGGCTAATTTGTTTAACACCTTTTTTACTTTAATATTGATCCCACTCTCTCAAATTCCCTTTATCTATATGGCATACCAAGAAGCAAACCATCATGATGCTAAATTTGGAGAAATATATGGTCGTACACTGGAAATTGCATTTCCCGTTTATATGAAGGGTATTCTCTACGGATTACTCATTATATTTGGGATGCTTTTGCTTGTAATCCCTGGTGTGATTTTAGCCATATTGTTCTTCTGCTTTCCATATGTTGTGGTGATTGAAAATAGAAAGTGGACGGCTGCTTTGAAGGAAGCGTACTATTTTGGAAAACAGCATTTTTGGGGTCTGTTGGGCTTTATTTTCATATTTGGATTGGTTGAGTGGGTAATCAGTATCGGTGCCTTGTACGGGTCAATTTATTTATCATTTACTTTACCTACAGTTTCGATGATACAAAATTTAATTAATATATTATTCATTCCCTTAATGGCATTCACGATAACGTATTATTATGTGAATGAGGTTTCATAACAAGTAATTACAGTAAGTCAGGTCTGTAAAAGGGTGGCCTTTTTCATCTTGAAAAGGGTCACCCAAGAAGCCGATTAAACATTCCCCAAGTATACTGATCAATAGTTAACCCATCTTTATGAAGGTTTTTTGTGATAACTATTTATTGAAATAAATTAATTAAGTTAAAATACAATACAATAATGGAGGCTGGCAATGAAAAAAGGGATTAGAATTTACATAATTACCCTTTTATTCGTTTTACTAGGTGTTTTCTCGTTACATAGTGTAGCCTATGCAAATATCAATCCTCCTGATATTCATCCACCGAAAATTAAGCCGCCAAGTTTTACACCACCTTCTCCTCCCAAAGCTCCTTCCATTAAACCTCCAACTGTCAATCCTGAGGAGACTAAGGTGAATGAGAATGGGGGGGGAGGGTTGTCGGATCGATTAAAAGGAGGATTAAAAAAATTAAAAAACAGGTTAGGAGAGCTTTGGGATGGCATATCTCAGGTAGCGGGTAACATATGGGGAAAAGTTGAGGAATATGGAACCAAGCTTTGGGAATCGATAAAAGAACATCCCATTCTTTCAATCCTGATTGCCATCGGGGTTATAGCGGCATTTATGTCCGGTGTGGGCGAAGTAGGTTTGGCTGCAGGCGGGATTGGTGCCGGAGCTGGGGAATTGGGAATTGGAGGACTGCTGGGAACGCTTTTCACCGGAGATGTTTTTACAGGAGGTATATCAGGGGCTGCATCAGCGGGGATTTTTAGATTGGTCGCGGGTATGCTAGCCCGTTCCAGATTCGGTGTTTGGGCTGTAGACACATTTGGTTCATGGTTTGGTAGAGCTATCCCTAATTTATTGAGTGGTAGTGTATCTGCTTTTACGGATAGT
This window contains:
- a CDS encoding vWA domain-containing protein → MKCTLKKLFIGVIFTSLLFSGCSQTNNVHKNTQAKESNKSPAVATDIQGILKQKPGKFSGDHFDENQLKKIIQLWPNNMSAQEAYNRIVPLVAEDYASQVKKLDNLDPTIKSDIKQPGSIKAPNGQPLTKMNVEILIDSSGSMAGQVQGQTKMDLAKQAVQQFAANLPEGANVAVRVYGNKGTNSEKDKAISCSSSEILYPLQKYDASRFQQSIANLKPAGWTPLAASIKSAQNDLAKQQGEGIQNIIYVVSDGVETCGGNPVQEAKNLHNSNIKAVVNIIGFDVDDAGQKALKAVAEAGGGSYQTVNNQEDLRSYFEREKARLDEEWREWSLNSWKDVTDKSISKWNNLKEIVFSFHDMNSRENDHLHSLKDILVENGKIENEDALKTMIVQRFELIKKYIVDRNKNIETAINSNEAKTIEDINKKEQEERNKLK
- a CDS encoding Tad domain-containing protein, coding for MLKVLGNKKGGATTMWLMLLPAFLMIGLFFGSMFMVKMSHSSAEVAADAGSIAATKKLDEWILPKLPLPAQGPVTIPGATDRLGNEKIQEMLSKVDQQLLANLADQILKQKEQEMVEAVRYYVQKNGGDAHGKIIYPVEGGRIEVRARVKYRPPIFQDFFQDTYIQGSGMGPKREFLKLLPKREITF
- a CDS encoding TadE/TadG family type IV pilus assembly protein produces the protein MKANVLFKALKARKGSVTIEFVFLIPLFIFMALFLWQVALAGLAVIQTESALRDAVRVAAVTGDVNKARQQAYSSFGSSANYNLSKVNVSINDDQAMVTATTEIRLLFLKSQSISYSDSAQAPVID